A DNA window from Dama dama isolate Ldn47 chromosome 19, ASM3311817v1, whole genome shotgun sequence contains the following coding sequences:
- the DIPK2A gene encoding divergent protein kinase domain 2A isoform X2, with the protein MVAVNYVGEELWSYFNAPWEKRVDLAWQLMEIAEQLTNNDFEFALYLLDVSFDNFAVGPRDGKVIIVDAENVLVADKRLIRQNKPENWDVWYESKFDDCDKEACLSFSKEILCARATVDHNYYAVCQNLLSRHATWRGTSGGLLHDPPSEIAKDGRLEALLDECANPKKRYGRFQAAKELREYLAQLSNNVR; encoded by the exons ATGGTGGCTGTAAATTATGTTGGAGAAGAACTGTGGAGTTACTTTAATGCACCATGGGAGAAACGAGTTGACCTCGCTTGGCAATTAATGGAAATAGCAGAGCAGCTCACAAACAATGACTTTGAATTTGCACTCTACCTCCTGGACGTCAGCTTTGACAATTTTGCTGTTGGTCCTAGAGATGGGAAGGTAATCATTGTGGATGCTGAAAATGTTTTGGTTGCTGACAAAAGGTTAATCAGACAAA ATAAGCCTGAAAATTGGGATGTATGGTATGAAAGCAAATTTGATGACTGTGATAAGGAGGCTTGCTtatcattttcaaaagaaattcttTGTGCTCGAGCCACTGTGGACCACAATTATTATGCTGTTTGTCAGAACCTCTTATCCAGACATGCCACCTGGCGTGGCACTTCTGGAGGACTCCTCCACGATCCGCCAAGTGAAATTGCCAAAGACGGCCGCCTCGAGGCCTTGCTGGATGAGTGCGCCAACCCAAAGAAGCGCTATGGCAGATTCCAGGCTGCGAAAGAACTGCGTGAATATCTAGCACAACTAAGTAACAATGTGAGGTAG